From one Gossypium hirsutum isolate 1008001.06 chromosome D08, Gossypium_hirsutum_v2.1, whole genome shotgun sequence genomic stretch:
- the LOC107915606 gene encoding protein AAR2 homolog isoform X1 produces the protein MMDADKALELLKSGATLLLLDVPQYTLFGIDTQVFSVGPAFKGIKMIPPGVHFVFYSSSTRDGKEFSPITGFFIDAGYSQVVVRMWDQQEERLIKVPEEEEERYRQAVRSFEFDKHLGPYDLSLYADWKRLSNYVTKSTIERLEPIGGEITVTYEHGMLKNTYKSAMERVLDDQLRNSKFSSPAEKHPKRGCYYTPIPRIIKRKGIGSEQLTSLNLDKTELLETLLVKDYGGSEESLLGELQFAFIAFLMGQSLEAFMQWKSLVSLLLGCTEAPFQTRSQLFTKFIKVIYYQLKYGLQKDRSVGEAGTSALLDDSWFSSDSFLHCFCKDFFSLVQDASVVDGDLLSWTRKLKELLENSLGWEFQQKSAVDGIYFEENDEYAPVVEMLDEPSGSEPTTS, from the exons ATGATGGATGCAGATAAGGCATTGGAGTTACTAAAGAGCGGAGCTACGCTTCTCCTCCTTGACGTCCCTCAATACACTCTTTTCGGCATCGACACTCAG GTCTTTTCTGTGGGGCCTGCTTTTAAAGGCATTAAAATGATTCCTCCGGGTGTTCATTTCGTCTTTTACAGCTCTTCCACCAG GGATGGCAAAGAGTTTTCACCAATTACTGGCTTCTTTATCGATGCTGGATACTCTCAG GTGGTTGTTCGTATGTGGGATCAACAAGAGGAACGCTTAATTAAAGTACCAGAAGAAGAG GAAGAGAGATACAGGCAAGCAGTTAGAAGTTTTGAATTTGACAAGCATCTGGGCCCCTATGATCTAAGCCTTTATGCAGATTGGAAGAGATTGTCTAATTACGTTACAAAAAGCACTATTGAACGATTAG AACCCATTGGAGGAGAAATTACGGTTACATATGAACATGGGATGCTGAAGAATACTTATAAGAGTGCTATGGAGAGAGTTTTAGATGACCAGTTGAGGAATAGTAAATTCTCTTCACCTGCTGAGAAACATCCAAAAAGAGGATGCTATTATACACCAATACCCCGTATCATAAAGCGCAAAGGAATTGGAAGTGAACAACTTACTTCTTTGAATCTTGACAAG ACCGAACTATTAGAGACCTTACTGGTGAAGGATTATGGTGGCTCTGAAGAGTCGCTTCTTGGGGAGCTGCAATTTGCATTTATAGCTTTTTTG ATGGGCCAATCACTTGAAGCATTCATGCAATGGAAATCTTTGGTTAGCCTTCTGTTAGGCTGTACTGAGGCT CCTTTTCAAACAAGGAGTCAGTTGTTCACAAAG TTCATTAAGGTCATCTACTATCAACTAAAATATGGACTTCAGAAAGATCGTAGTGTTGGAGAGGCAGGGACATCAGCATTATTGGATGATTCATGGTTTTCTTCTGATAGCTTTCTGCACTGCTTTTGCAAG GATTTCTTTTCGTTAGTGCAAGATGCTTCAGTTGTTGATGGAGATCTTCTCTCATGG ACAAGGAAATTAAAAGAGCTGCTTGAAAATAGTTTAGGATGGGAGTTCCAGCAGAAAAGTGCAGTTGATGGAATCTACTTTGAAGAGAATGATGAG TATGCTCCTGTGGTTGAGATGTTGGATGAGCCGAGCGGTAGCGAACCCACAACATCTTAG
- the LOC107915606 gene encoding protein AAR2 homolog isoform X2, whose translation MMDADKALELLKSGATLLLLDVPQYTLFGIDTQVFSVGPAFKGIKMIPPGVHFVFYSSSTRDGKEFSPITGFFIDAGYSQVVVRMWDQQEERLIKVPEEEEERYRQAVRSFEFDKHLGPYDLSLYADWKRLSNYVTKSTIERLEPIGGEITVTYEHGMLKNTYKSAMERVLDDQLRNSKFSSPAEKHPKRGCYYTPIPRIIKRKGIGSEQLTSLNLDKTELLETLLVKDYGGSEESLLGELQFAFIAFLMGQSLEAFMQWKSLVSLLLGCTEAPFQTRSQLFTKKDRSVGEAGTSALLDDSWFSSDSFLHCFCKDFFSLVQDASVVDGDLLSWTRKLKELLENSLGWEFQQKSAVDGIYFEENDEYAPVVEMLDEPSGSEPTTS comes from the exons ATGATGGATGCAGATAAGGCATTGGAGTTACTAAAGAGCGGAGCTACGCTTCTCCTCCTTGACGTCCCTCAATACACTCTTTTCGGCATCGACACTCAG GTCTTTTCTGTGGGGCCTGCTTTTAAAGGCATTAAAATGATTCCTCCGGGTGTTCATTTCGTCTTTTACAGCTCTTCCACCAG GGATGGCAAAGAGTTTTCACCAATTACTGGCTTCTTTATCGATGCTGGATACTCTCAG GTGGTTGTTCGTATGTGGGATCAACAAGAGGAACGCTTAATTAAAGTACCAGAAGAAGAG GAAGAGAGATACAGGCAAGCAGTTAGAAGTTTTGAATTTGACAAGCATCTGGGCCCCTATGATCTAAGCCTTTATGCAGATTGGAAGAGATTGTCTAATTACGTTACAAAAAGCACTATTGAACGATTAG AACCCATTGGAGGAGAAATTACGGTTACATATGAACATGGGATGCTGAAGAATACTTATAAGAGTGCTATGGAGAGAGTTTTAGATGACCAGTTGAGGAATAGTAAATTCTCTTCACCTGCTGAGAAACATCCAAAAAGAGGATGCTATTATACACCAATACCCCGTATCATAAAGCGCAAAGGAATTGGAAGTGAACAACTTACTTCTTTGAATCTTGACAAG ACCGAACTATTAGAGACCTTACTGGTGAAGGATTATGGTGGCTCTGAAGAGTCGCTTCTTGGGGAGCTGCAATTTGCATTTATAGCTTTTTTG ATGGGCCAATCACTTGAAGCATTCATGCAATGGAAATCTTTGGTTAGCCTTCTGTTAGGCTGTACTGAGGCT CCTTTTCAAACAAGGAGTCAGTTGTTCACAAAG AAAGATCGTAGTGTTGGAGAGGCAGGGACATCAGCATTATTGGATGATTCATGGTTTTCTTCTGATAGCTTTCTGCACTGCTTTTGCAAG GATTTCTTTTCGTTAGTGCAAGATGCTTCAGTTGTTGATGGAGATCTTCTCTCATGG ACAAGGAAATTAAAAGAGCTGCTTGAAAATAGTTTAGGATGGGAGTTCCAGCAGAAAAGTGCAGTTGATGGAATCTACTTTGAAGAGAATGATGAG TATGCTCCTGTGGTTGAGATGTTGGATGAGCCGAGCGGTAGCGAACCCACAACATCTTAG
- the LOC107915621 gene encoding pre-mRNA splicing factor SR-like 1 isoform X1: MEIQTCGKPIDSLLEKVLCMNILSSDYFKELYRLKTYHEVIDEIYNQVDHVEPWMTGNCRGPSTAFCLLYKFFTMKLTVKQMHGLLKHPDSPYIRAIGFLYLRYAADPKTLWSWFEPYIKDEEEFSPGSSGRMTTMGVYVRDLLLGQYYFDTLFPRIPVPVLRQVTSNLEKMKLPTKPSGSTGDNNRHGSDDTARRPPSVKAALSVSFGQRAPHRASTRDSSPVRRTLPPSPYDRSSGDDARRSPSHRRSQSRDREYSDKDRDRNRDRDRERERSRDQDRGWGRDRDRERDRSRDRDRDRDWDRNRERNREREREREQRHDYDRRSRYADESRRYRSRSRSPSVSRNRSRSQSEQGGNSHYDRLPSPSKEGSKASSNLAKLKDLYGDVSDTKGDDAGFERIAKRDNSGEEVIRLGGSSWK, encoded by the exons ATGGAGATACAGACATGTGGTAAACCGATTGATTCGCTGTTAGAGAAGGTGCTTTGTATGAATATATTATCCTCTGATTATTTCAAAGAGCTTTACCGATTAAAGACTTACCATGAAGTCATTGATGAAATTTACAATCAAGTTGATCATGTCGAACCGTGGATGACTGGGAATTGTCGTGGTCCTTCTACTGCATTCTGCCTTCTTTACAAGTTTTTTACCATGAAACTTACTGTCAAGCAAATGCATGGGCTACTGAAGCACCCTGATTCTCCTTACATTAGAGCA ATTGGATTCCTCTACTTGAGATATGCTGCCGATCCGAAGACTTTATGGAGTTGGTTTGAACCATACATCAAAGATGAAGAG GAATTCTCCCCTGGATCTAGTGGACGAATGACCACAATGGGCGTGTACGTGCGTGATTTACTTCTTGGACAG TACTACTTTGATACTCTTTTCCCCCGAATCCCTGTTCCTGTGTTGCGGCAGGTGACATCCAATCTTGAGAAGATGAAGCTGCCTACTAAACCTTCAGGTTCAACTGGGGATAATAACCGTCATGGATCTGATGACACTGCTCGCCGCCCACCTTCTGTAAAAGCAGCACTTTCTGTCTCCTTTGGTCAGCGTGCCCCCCATCGGGCATCGACCAGGGACTCTTCCCCTGTGCGTCGCACTCTACCCCCATCACCTTATGACAGATCCAGTGGTGATGATGCAAGGAGGTCTCCCAGCCACCGTCGCAGCCAGAGCCGTGATAGAGAGTATTCTGACAAGGATAGGGATCGGAATCGTGATAGGGATAGGGAAAGGGAGAGGAGCAGGGACCAAGACCGGGGTTGGGGTCGGGACCGTGATAGGGAACGAGATAGAAGCAGGGATCGGGATCGGGATCGGGATTGGGATCGTAatagagaaagaaacagagagagagagagggagagggagcaAAGACATGATTATGATAGAAGGTCAAGGTACGCTGATGAAAGTAGGCGATACAGGAGCAGAAGCCGAAGTCCGAGTGTGAGCAGAAACAGGAGCAGAAGTCAGAGTGAGCAAGGTGGGAACAGTCATTATGATCGACTTCCAAGTCCATCAAAAGAGGGAAGCAAGGCATCCAGTAATTTGGCGAAGCTGAAAGATCTGTACGGTGATGTAAGTGATACAAAGGGAGATGATGCTGGGTTCGAAAGGATAGCAAAGAGGGACAACAGTGGTGAAGAGGTGATTAGACTAGGTGGTTCTTCTTGGAAATAA
- the LOC107915621 gene encoding pre-mRNA splicing factor SR-like 1 isoform X2 yields MTGNCRGPSTAFCLLYKFFTMKLTVKQMHGLLKHPDSPYIRAIGFLYLRYAADPKTLWSWFEPYIKDEEEFSPGSSGRMTTMGVYVRDLLLGQYYFDTLFPRIPVPVLRQVTSNLEKMKLPTKPSGSTGDNNRHGSDDTARRPPSVKAALSVSFGQRAPHRASTRDSSPVRRTLPPSPYDRSSGDDARRSPSHRRSQSRDREYSDKDRDRNRDRDRERERSRDQDRGWGRDRDRERDRSRDRDRDRDWDRNRERNREREREREQRHDYDRRSRYADESRRYRSRSRSPSVSRNRSRSQSEQGGNSHYDRLPSPSKEGSKASSNLAKLKDLYGDVSDTKGDDAGFERIAKRDNSGEEVIRLGGSSWK; encoded by the exons ATGACTGGGAATTGTCGTGGTCCTTCTACTGCATTCTGCCTTCTTTACAAGTTTTTTACCATGAAACTTACTGTCAAGCAAATGCATGGGCTACTGAAGCACCCTGATTCTCCTTACATTAGAGCA ATTGGATTCCTCTACTTGAGATATGCTGCCGATCCGAAGACTTTATGGAGTTGGTTTGAACCATACATCAAAGATGAAGAG GAATTCTCCCCTGGATCTAGTGGACGAATGACCACAATGGGCGTGTACGTGCGTGATTTACTTCTTGGACAG TACTACTTTGATACTCTTTTCCCCCGAATCCCTGTTCCTGTGTTGCGGCAGGTGACATCCAATCTTGAGAAGATGAAGCTGCCTACTAAACCTTCAGGTTCAACTGGGGATAATAACCGTCATGGATCTGATGACACTGCTCGCCGCCCACCTTCTGTAAAAGCAGCACTTTCTGTCTCCTTTGGTCAGCGTGCCCCCCATCGGGCATCGACCAGGGACTCTTCCCCTGTGCGTCGCACTCTACCCCCATCACCTTATGACAGATCCAGTGGTGATGATGCAAGGAGGTCTCCCAGCCACCGTCGCAGCCAGAGCCGTGATAGAGAGTATTCTGACAAGGATAGGGATCGGAATCGTGATAGGGATAGGGAAAGGGAGAGGAGCAGGGACCAAGACCGGGGTTGGGGTCGGGACCGTGATAGGGAACGAGATAGAAGCAGGGATCGGGATCGGGATCGGGATTGGGATCGTAatagagaaagaaacagagagagagagagggagagggagcaAAGACATGATTATGATAGAAGGTCAAGGTACGCTGATGAAAGTAGGCGATACAGGAGCAGAAGCCGAAGTCCGAGTGTGAGCAGAAACAGGAGCAGAAGTCAGAGTGAGCAAGGTGGGAACAGTCATTATGATCGACTTCCAAGTCCATCAAAAGAGGGAAGCAAGGCATCCAGTAATTTGGCGAAGCTGAAAGATCTGTACGGTGATGTAAGTGATACAAAGGGAGATGATGCTGGGTTCGAAAGGATAGCAAAGAGGGACAACAGTGGTGAAGAGGTGATTAGACTAGGTGGTTCTTCTTGGAAATAA
- the LOC107915621 gene encoding pre-mRNA splicing factor SR-like 1 isoform X4: protein MEIQTCGKPIDSLLEKVLCMNILSSDYFKELYRLKTYHEVIDEIYNQVDHVEPWMTGNCRGPSTAFCLLYKFFTMKLTVKQMHGLLKHPDSPYIRAIGFLYLRYAADPKTLWSWFEPYIKDEEEFSPGSSGRMTTMGVYVRDLLLGQQQCGPNACFFDSSWIGT, encoded by the exons ATGGAGATACAGACATGTGGTAAACCGATTGATTCGCTGTTAGAGAAGGTGCTTTGTATGAATATATTATCCTCTGATTATTTCAAAGAGCTTTACCGATTAAAGACTTACCATGAAGTCATTGATGAAATTTACAATCAAGTTGATCATGTCGAACCGTGGATGACTGGGAATTGTCGTGGTCCTTCTACTGCATTCTGCCTTCTTTACAAGTTTTTTACCATGAAACTTACTGTCAAGCAAATGCATGGGCTACTGAAGCACCCTGATTCTCCTTACATTAGAGCA ATTGGATTCCTCTACTTGAGATATGCTGCCGATCCGAAGACTTTATGGAGTTGGTTTGAACCATACATCAAAGATGAAGAG GAATTCTCCCCTGGATCTAGTGGACGAATGACCACAATGGGCGTGTACGTGCGTGATTTACTTCTTGGACAG CAGCAATGCGGGCCGAATGCATGCTTCTTTGACTCTTCCTGGATTGGAACTTGA
- the LOC107915621 gene encoding pre-mRNA splicing factor SR-like 1 isoform X3, whose product MEIQTCGKPIDSLLEKVLCMNILSSDYFKELYRLKTYHEVIDEIYNQVDHVEPWMTGNCRGPSTAFCLLYKFFTMKLTVKQMHGLLKHPDSPYIRAIGFLYLRYAADPKTLWSWFEPYIKDEEEFSPGSSGRMTTMGVYVRDLLLGQHFIGLQQQCGPNACFFDSSWIGT is encoded by the exons ATGGAGATACAGACATGTGGTAAACCGATTGATTCGCTGTTAGAGAAGGTGCTTTGTATGAATATATTATCCTCTGATTATTTCAAAGAGCTTTACCGATTAAAGACTTACCATGAAGTCATTGATGAAATTTACAATCAAGTTGATCATGTCGAACCGTGGATGACTGGGAATTGTCGTGGTCCTTCTACTGCATTCTGCCTTCTTTACAAGTTTTTTACCATGAAACTTACTGTCAAGCAAATGCATGGGCTACTGAAGCACCCTGATTCTCCTTACATTAGAGCA ATTGGATTCCTCTACTTGAGATATGCTGCCGATCCGAAGACTTTATGGAGTTGGTTTGAACCATACATCAAAGATGAAGAG GAATTCTCCCCTGGATCTAGTGGACGAATGACCACAATGGGCGTGTACGTGCGTGATTTACTTCTTGGACAG CATTTCATTGGTTTGCAGCAGCAATGCGGGCCGAATGCATGCTTCTTTGACTCTTCCTGGATTGGAACTTGA
- the LOC107915621 gene encoding pre-mRNA splicing factor SR-like 1 isoform X5 translates to MEIQTCGKPIDSLLEKVLCMNILSSDYFKELYRLKTYHEVIDEIYNQVDHVEPWMTGNCRGPSTAFCLLYKFFTMKLTVKQMHGLLKHPDSPYIRAIGFLYLRYAADPKTLWSWFEPYIKDEEEFSPGSSGRMTTMGVYVRDLLLGQQCGPNACFFDSSWIGT, encoded by the exons ATGGAGATACAGACATGTGGTAAACCGATTGATTCGCTGTTAGAGAAGGTGCTTTGTATGAATATATTATCCTCTGATTATTTCAAAGAGCTTTACCGATTAAAGACTTACCATGAAGTCATTGATGAAATTTACAATCAAGTTGATCATGTCGAACCGTGGATGACTGGGAATTGTCGTGGTCCTTCTACTGCATTCTGCCTTCTTTACAAGTTTTTTACCATGAAACTTACTGTCAAGCAAATGCATGGGCTACTGAAGCACCCTGATTCTCCTTACATTAGAGCA ATTGGATTCCTCTACTTGAGATATGCTGCCGATCCGAAGACTTTATGGAGTTGGTTTGAACCATACATCAAAGATGAAGAG GAATTCTCCCCTGGATCTAGTGGACGAATGACCACAATGGGCGTGTACGTGCGTGATTTACTTCTTGGACAG CAATGCGGGCCGAATGCATGCTTCTTTGACTCTTCCTGGATTGGAACTTGA
- the LOC107915621 gene encoding pre-mRNA splicing factor SR-like 1 isoform X6 yields the protein MEIQTCGKPIDSLLEKVLCMNILSSDYFKELYRLKTYHEVIDEIYNQVDHVEPWMTGNCRGPSTAFCLLYKFFTMKLTVKQMHGLLKHPDSPYIRAIGFLYLRYAADPKTLWSWFEPYIKDEEVRKSLFATIFCSQIQHYFFVYQAL from the exons ATGGAGATACAGACATGTGGTAAACCGATTGATTCGCTGTTAGAGAAGGTGCTTTGTATGAATATATTATCCTCTGATTATTTCAAAGAGCTTTACCGATTAAAGACTTACCATGAAGTCATTGATGAAATTTACAATCAAGTTGATCATGTCGAACCGTGGATGACTGGGAATTGTCGTGGTCCTTCTACTGCATTCTGCCTTCTTTACAAGTTTTTTACCATGAAACTTACTGTCAAGCAAATGCATGGGCTACTGAAGCACCCTGATTCTCCTTACATTAGAGCA ATTGGATTCCTCTACTTGAGATATGCTGCCGATCCGAAGACTTTATGGAGTTGGTTTGAACCATACATCAAAGATGAAGAG GTCAGGAAATCTCTTTTTGCCACAATTTTTTGTTCCCAAATACagcattatttttttgtttaccAAGCATTATAG
- the LOC107915621 gene encoding pre-mRNA splicing factor SR-like 1 isoform X7: MEIQTCGKPIDSLLEKVLCMNILSSDYFKELYRLKTYHEVIDEIYNQVDHVEPWMTGNCRGPSTAFCLLYKFFTMKLTVKQMHGLLKHPDSPYIRAIATNKG, translated from the exons ATGGAGATACAGACATGTGGTAAACCGATTGATTCGCTGTTAGAGAAGGTGCTTTGTATGAATATATTATCCTCTGATTATTTCAAAGAGCTTTACCGATTAAAGACTTACCATGAAGTCATTGATGAAATTTACAATCAAGTTGATCATGTCGAACCGTGGATGACTGGGAATTGTCGTGGTCCTTCTACTGCATTCTGCCTTCTTTACAAGTTTTTTACCATGAAACTTACTGTCAAGCAAATGCATGGGCTACTGAAGCACCCTGATTCTCCTTACATTAGAGCA ATTGCTACAAACAAAGGTTGA
- the LOC107908364 gene encoding uncharacterized protein, with amino-acid sequence MAEYEACIMGLCTAIEKKIKILEVHGDSALVIYQIRGEWEVRDSKLVKYHDLIVKLVKEFREVTFNYFPREENQLADALATLASMFKENRETEIMPIQMSIYETPAHCFSIEEESDGRPWFHDILEYIKN; translated from the coding sequence ATGGCAGAGTATGAAGCTTGTATCATGGGACTTTGTACAGCTATCGAGAAGAAAATCAAAATCTTAGAAGTACACGGGGACTCAGCATTAGTGATTTATCAAATTCGCGGAGAATGGGAAGTAAGAGATTCGAAATTAGTCAAGTATCATGATCTCATTGTGAAATTGGTCAAAGAATTCAGAGAAGTGACTTTTAACTACTttccacgagaagagaaccaactggctgatgccctagccacctTGGCTTCGATGTTCAAGGAAAACAGAGAAACTGAGATAATGCCCATCCAAATGAGTATATATGAGACCCCTGCACACTGTTTTAGTATTGAGGAGGAGTCAGATGGacgaccatggttccatgatatatTGGAGTATATCAAGAATTAA